Below is a genomic region from Bacillus sp. Marseille-P3661.
CTTTAATATCATGGCGAACATATAGATTAAAACTTATACCTTGATCAATATGACGTTGACGGGCAGCATTTTGCCTTATACTCCATACTTGGTTCAATTCATGTCGTACACGTTTATAAAAAGGATAAGTCAAATGATTTATATCCGGAGCTGTAACCTTAAACTTAAAGTTTTTCTTTTCTTCTGCATATTCAACTGCATATAGTGGATCAATTCCATCTGTTGAACCACCAATTTTAGCTGTTGAAGAATTAGGTGCAACCGCCATTAACCAAGCATTGCGAATTCCATACTTCGACACTTGATCTCTTAATTCAACCCAACGAGTATCATAATAATTTCGACGATCAAAATATTGGCCTGAGTGCCATTCAGAGCCATTAAATTGACTGTAAGGCTGTTTTTCTCTAGCTAATTCCATTGAAGTACGTATAGTGAAGTAAGCTATATCCTCATATAGCTTGTCCGCATAACAAACCGCATCCTCAGATTCCCAATAAATCCCTTTAACAGCAAGGAGATGGTGCCAACCAAAAGTTCCAAGACCTACCGCTCTATACTTTTTATTGGTGAGGTTTGCTTGTCCAACGGAAATGGTATTTATATCGACAACATTGTCTAGCATTCTTACTTGTATACGAATAAGACGTTCTAATACATGATCTGTAACTGCTCTTGGAAGATTAATAGAGGACAGATTGCAGACGACAAAGTCACCCGGTTTCCGGACAATTACAATATTTCCATCCACATCTTGAAACTCATTCACTATTGTTGTAGCTGACATGTTTTGAGCGATCTCTGTACATAAATTACTACAATAGATTGAAGTTCTCCCCGCACCAAGTAGATGCTTATTCGGATTTTGACGATTTACTTCATCCCTGTAAAACATATAAGGGGTCCCTGTTTCTAGTTGAGCTACCATTATTCTTGCCATAATGTCCATTGCACGATATGTTTTTCTTGGAAGTAACGGATGGCGGATGGCCTCTTCATATTTCTCCGTAAAGTATTTTTGATCAGATTCGTCATAGAAATCTTCTAGTCCTAGAGAAATCCCATTTTCATCCTTCCAACCCATGATTTGTTTGACTTCGTGTGGGCAAAAAGTATGCCATACCCCAATGCTTCTACCGTCTTCATCTTTCTCTTCAAGCTTTTTCATAAAAAGATCTGGAATCGCTAATCCGGTAAAAATGTCATGGGCTTTCCGACGTTCATCGCCATTATTTGTTTTTAAATCTAAAAAGCCATTCATTATATCTTTGTGAAAAATATCCAAGTATACAGCGATCGCACCCTGACGTTGACCAAGTTGATCCACGCTAACAGCCGTACTATTAATTAAGCGAATCCAAGGAACTACTCCAGAAGAATTCCCTTTAAATTTCTTGATGTCAGATCCAAGTGCTCGGACTTTCCCATAATAAATTCCAATCCCCCCGCCGTCTTTAGACAATCTAGCAATATCCCAATTATTTAAGTAGATTCCGTCTAAAGAATCATCTACTGTATCAATGAAACACGATGATAGCTGTCCAAAACGTTTACCTGCATTAGCGAGTGTTGGAGTAGCAACCGTCATATATAAATGACTTAGAGCCCAATACGCCTCCTTAACCAAATCTATTCTTTTTGATTTGTCCTCATTTTTCATAAGCGTCATGGCGATGATCATAAAACGCTCTTGTGGCAATTCAAAAACGTTTCGATCATGATCTCTAGCAAGATAACGATCAGAAAGTAAAAATAAACCAATATACGTAAACAATAAATCTCGTTCTGGTTCAATTTCTTTCTCTAAACCTTCAATTTCATCCTTTGTATAACAGCTTAGTAGATCATCTGTATAAATCCCTTTGTCAACTAGTACTTTGATTAACTTATAAAAATCACCATACTTTAATGTAACTTTGTAACCACGATTCTTGGCAGCTTGTTCATAAAGTTCGTTTAAATAAAGATGTGAAGCCAAAAACGTCCAATTTGGTTGATCAATTGCAATTTTATCCAAGGCGTAAGCCAACGCTTGTCGATTGGCTTCAGTTTGTGAAAAATTCATTGTTTCTAATTTGTTTTTAATTTCGGATGTATTTAATTGATATTTTTCTGTGGCCATATGTAATGTAGTAAAAACTGTATTAGTATCATGTTGTACGTTTAATGTCATCGTTAGTTATCCTCCTAGTATTTTGATAGATTAAAGATTTTTACTAAAAATAAAAAATCCGCCCAATTAATTGAGCGGATGAAACGATAACTTCAAGAGTCAAAGATACACTTAAAAGATCTCCTGTTGCCACCGTTTCATTTTCTCAATCCCCGAAGAAAAAGAAACATCTTAAGAAAAGACAGGTCTCCTGACTCATGCATCATTCTACTTTGAACCCTTCCCATATAAGTACCTACTAAAAGCAGCTTATACAGTGGATTATTCATTTCGTCAGCATTTACAGTTGCGGGGGCAGTTCTGGAATTTAACCAGATTCCCTTTTAAGCCAAACGGCATCTTAACTCAAGGTGTAATACAATATGTAGTTTTGTTTTATAAATCAAATACTATATCTATTGCTTACGTTCAATATTAACCTACTAGATAGATTAAAGCAAGACAAATTTTCCCTCAAAGGGATACTATTCTCAATTCAAGTATACTTAATAACTTTAAATCTCTTTAACTAGCCCAATAACCGTTTTTCCGCGAGACATAGGCTCGATTTTCATTATCCCGTCCTCAGCTGGTACCGCTTGTTGCATACAGCTTAAACCAGCTTTTCCGTTCACTTTTACTGAGCAAGTTCCACACAAACCTATTCTACACGAATATCTAAATACTAGTGTTGGATCTTCATTTTTAAAAATAGTTTCAAGTACTTGTAAGGCTGTAGCCCCGGTTTTCAAATCTACTTCAAAGTTTTTCTCTATTTGTTGTCCCTCTTCATTAGGGAGGGAAATTTTAACCTTTAACATTTTTAAGTCCCCCATAATGCTGTAAATTCATAAATTGAAGTCTCCCTCCAACATTTGTTACTGTTGTATGTTGAATATTTTCAGCAACTTTTGGATAATCTAAGCGATATTGTGCACCTCTTGACTCCTGTCGTAATAATGCAGATCCAATGATGGCTTTTGCAGTTTCAATCATATGGGATACTTCAAAATAATCTAAAACATCGCGAGATAATGGTTGGTCCCCACCAACCACTTTTATTTCGACCAACATTTGTTGTACATGATCTAATTCTTCTTGGGCCTTTAATAATCCTAATTCATCACGGCGAACTCCTACATATTGACCCATAATAGATCGAATCCGCTCCTTGATCTGAAAAGGTCGATATATCCCCTTTTCATTAAATGGGAAGTTAGCTTTATAGCTTTGGACCAATGATTCTAGCCCGGTTACTGGATCGACAAAGCTATTGTTCTCATTATTCTGTGCGAATGCTGATGCAGAAAGTCCTGCCCGAGCTCCAAATACAACACATTCAGCAATCGCATTGTTCACAAGACGGTTTCCGCCATGAAGTCCTCCAGCTGTTTCACCTGCCACAAACAAACCTGCAACGTTAGTTGCTGTATCAGTATCTGTATGAACTCCACCCATAATAAAGTGCGATGCCGGACCTACTTCTACACGGTCCTTCGTTAAATCAAGTCCCATTTTTAGACACAAATTATATTCATGTAAATGTTCTTTTTTTATCTTTTCTGCACAGTGTGTTACATCTAACCATACACCGTTGTGCTCTGTTCCTCGTCCAGCTTTTATTTCTGAGTCTATAGCCTGCGCTAAGGTATCCCTTGTTACATTTTCAAGGTTCTCCGGATCATATCGTTCCATAAATCGCTCACCATCGCTATTATATAGCTTAGCTAAGTGATAAAAACTAATACAAAAACCTGCAATTGATTCGGGATAAACAAGACTAACAGGATAAAACTGGACTTGCTCCATATCAAGGAGAGACACTCCTGCCTGCAGCGCTAGCGAAAACCCATCCCCGGTAGCTTGAATCGGATTACTCGTAGTAGGATAAAGCTGGCCTATTCCCCCTGTTGCAAGGACAACTGCATTCGATTTGATGATAGCCCACTCACAATGAACTAGGTCGTATACAACAGCGCCAGCTACACGTTCATTGTTTTTTACTAACCTAACAACGATGACATCATTCCAACGATTAATGTTTGCAAGCTTTTTAGCTTGCTGAATCAATACTTTTAAAATATTAAAGCCAGTATTACCATTTTTAGCACTAATTCCTCTAGGGTGACGATGTCCAGGGGTAGTATAAACTTTAACATTCCCATTATCCTCTTTCTCTAATTTTAAGCCCCACTGAACAAGATCATTAACACGGTGTTCTACATTATTTACTAGAATAGAAACCAACTCTGGATTGGCTAAGCCTCTACCACTTTCGATTATATCTTCAAAATAGGTTTCAGTACTGTCATTGCTCACTGAGAATTGGCCTGCCCCAGCTATTTGAACAGCCCCAACGGTGTTCCCACTGCGGCCAATAACGCCTTTATCAATTACCAATACGCTTTGACCCGATTGAGCTGCATATACAGCACTACTTAAACCCGCTCCACCCGATCCAATAACTAATATATCGGTTTCGATTATACGTATTTTATTCTGCACATCCTAACCTCCTGTATGATGATGACAAACTTATTGTAAAATATATATATAACAATCTGTAACTTATTAATATGCTAAAATTCATTTCTCAAATACTTATATGTGTTTCCATTAAGTGTAACAAAAGGAATTTTATTTCTCAAATAAGCTACTAAACTCATAATAGTAATTGATTAACTTCACCTATAGTCATACCTGCTAATAGAGCATATGTCATATAAACATATACATAAACTAATAACATAAAAAGGTGCAAGTAAGTCTTTAGCAAACTATACCTGCGACCTTCAAAGTATTTCTTATTGGTTAGTTGTTTTATCCTCAATATCCGTTTCATTAGGAACCGATTCCAATCCAAAACCTGTTGAACTAATTTCATATTTTCCTTCATTTGCCCTGTTTTTTAAATCTTGAATTAAATCCTCTTGATTTATTTTGTTTTTTTCCAAGTTACCATACCTCCACAAGGTGAAATATTAATACAGTTATTCTTAATTTTTCTACAAAAATAAATTCAATATCTTTAACTTATATTGTTAACTTAAATTCTAATTTTTATTAATACCTAAATATATTATCAGCGCAAAAGTTTCAAAATATTGAAAAGAATACTCCACTATAAAAAGGAGCTTTGTTTTCAAGAAAACATAGTTAGCCTTTTTATAGTGGAGTATTATCAATAATTTAAATGAAGTTTTACTAATTTATGATTTTACTTGTGAGGTCCGATCTTGTAACTGATGAACGGTTACATCTCCCCAGCTAAGATCATCTACTCTATACTTGTCAATTAGATCCCAGTTGAGTTCTATACCCAATCCTGGAACAGATCGATCTGGGACATGTAGATAGCCGTTTTTATACTGGATTTTATTTTGAACAATATCGCCAGTATACAGTTCTGGACCTGTTGGATCAGATGTATAATTAAGATTTAATAATGATCCCCCCAAGTGGGCCATTGCAGCCGTGCCAATTGAAAGCTCTTGAGTTGTTCCTAGTAGGACACTTTTTCCTGCAACCTCGGCAGCTGAAGCAGCTTTCTTTGCAGCTGTTAGTCCACCGATAAAAACAGGAGAAATATTAAAAATGTCAACTGAATCATTCTTAATCATATCGTGTTGCTGTTTAAAGCTCCAAACATGTTCACTTACTGGTTGATCCACACGTGTGCGGAAATGATATAAGCCATCAAAATCATTTCTAAAGGTAGGACTTTCGATCATTTCAAAATTATATTTTGATAATCTCTTAACAATTCTTAATGACTCTTTCCAATCTAATAAATGACTAAAATCTAGAGATTTGATTTTTACTTTCGATCCAAATTCAGTTTGTACTCCATCGAGGAATGCCTCGTCTGCATCTACATTTTTCCCTGCATATAATCGGAAAACATTAAAACCTTCAGCAAATCGCTTACGAATAACAGCCAGATTTTCCTCAACCTCTTCCATAAATCGATGACGGAAAATTGGATAGCAAACCTTAAATTTTTCCTGATATCGTCCCCCGAGCAGTTCGGCAACCGAAACATTTAAATACTTACCACAAAGGTCATGCAATGCAATATCTACACCACTTCGAATAAAGCTGCCTTTTTCATAATAATACATAGCTTCTGGGAAATTATCGATAAGTTCCTTATTTATTAATGATATATCAAACGGATTTTTTCCTATCAAGATTGTTTTTAACACTCTTGATAAATCATTTACATCAGGTGTATACCTTGGTAAATGAGAAAAATCGGACATCTCACCAATTCCGGTAATTCCTTCATCCGTAAATAACTCAATAAGAACATGCTTATTAACAAAACCAGTGTGTCTTGGTACTCCAACAACAGTAAGTCTTAAATCTATTATTTGCATCTTAACTCCCCCTACTATTCTATTTTGAAAGGCCATTAATTATTGTAAGTTACTTTTCCGACCGGTATTAGTTTGCTACTTTATCAATCTTTAATTCGAAGCCCCAGCTTCTTAACAACTGAACAACTTCTTCTCGATCATGTTTATTTAAAGGGTTAACAGGCTCTCTAGTTACACCAGCTGTTAACCCAAGTAACTCCATAGCCTCTTTTATAATTACAACATTATTGCCATTATTGTATTTTGCACGTAAATCTTCGAAGGGTAAAATTTCTTTCCATACGTTCCAAACCGTATTTTGATCGTTCTCTTGTAAAGCTTTAAGCATTTCTAACGATTTTTGTGGATATAAGTTTACTAGTCCAGACGTAAAACCTTTTGCACCAGCATTAAAGTAAAAAGGTGCCCACTTTTCTGCAGTCCCACAAATCCATGTGACATTATGTTCTTTAGGAACCTCTTGAACTATTTTTGCAAAACGAGGTAAATTATTTATGGCATATTTAATTCCTACTAGTTTTTCAAGGGGTGCTAGCTCCTTTAAGACATTGTCACTGATTTCCGGATCTTTATAATAGAGAATAGAAGGAATATTCACAGAATCAATAATTTTTCTAAGATATGATGTTAAACCACTTTCCGTAATATAAGGATGAATAGGAGTATGAATCATCACAGCGTCAGCGCCGACAGCCTCCGCATATTGTGCAAAAGAAATAGCTGTATGAAGGGAATACCCAATTCCTGCAACTACTTTTGCTCGGCCGTCTACAATTTCAACAACTCGTTTTATTTCTTCTTTTGCTTCCTCAGGCGTTAATGCATAAAATTCACTAGTATTTCCACAAGGAACAATGACCTCAACCCCATTGTTAATTAAAAATTCAATGTTTTCCTTTAAACCATCCCAGTTAATTTCTTTTGAGCCCTCATAAAACGGAGTTATACTAATCCCACAGACAGTTTCTAATCTTTTACTAAAATCTACATAGCTCATTAAAAAGCCTCCTCTTTCTTTTATTCAATATTTCGATTTAAGAATTTAGCAATTAGTTGATAAACCTCTTCCGATTGATCAATTTCGTAAAATCGATTTAAAAAACCATGATTGACACCTTTTATCCTTCTATGAACCGTTTCAATATTTTCACGTTTCAGTCTCTGCGCATAACTTTCTCCCTCGTCACACAAGACATCATATTCTGCTGTAATAACGAGAGCAGGAGGTAAACCTCTTAAATGACTTGCTTTTATAGGTGATGCATAAGGGTTGTTTTTATCATTTAAATGGCCTATATAATACCTCCAAAATTCACTCATTCGTAATCGGGATAAACCAAATTCGTCATATTGTTTAAATGATTCATATAGACAATCATCGTGAATAGAAAAATAATCGATGACAGGATAAATAAGAACCTGATTGGCAATGCTCACATTGTATCGATCTCTCCCCATCTGACAGACAGCTGCTGCCAAGTTCCCTCCTGCACTGTCACCTCCAACAGAGATTCGAGCAGCGTCAACATCAAGCTCATTGCTATGATTATGAATCCACTCTAACGCCATATAACAGTCTTCTATTGCTGCTGGGAAAGGATGTTCTGGGGCTAATCGATAATTTACCGATATCACCTTGTATTTCGCATAATTGGCAATGTTGCGACAAATCACATCATGTGTATCTAAATCCCCTAATACAAATCCACCTCCATGTAGAAACATCAAGAGTGGATAAGTTTCCTCTCCATCTGGTTCTGGGGTATAAATGCGTATCGGAAGATCATGCTTAGCACCAATAATTACATCATCTTGCAATGAATAAATTGCTGGTCGACTTTCTAATGGGATTGTCATTTCAGCATTTCTTAATCGGAGCTCCTCAACTGTTGGCGAATAGCTAGAACTTTGAGGAGGTTGTGACTTTAGAAAACTTCGAATCTGTGGATGTAATGGCACTAGAATTCCTCCTTAATTTTGAAATGGTAGACAATCCATAGGAAATAAAAAATGAAAGTCATAAGCGGTAGCCCATCTACAACAGTCCTCGATTTTTTTTCTGATAGATTCCTGTTTTAATTGATCCTCATGAGTAAAAATACATTGAATCCTCTGTTGGTTCTTATACACTGGGTCAATAAGTCTGGCATCTAATGCTAAGGCAGGATTTAATTCATTTTCAAGCCTTATATCTGTGTGGATAAAATAGAGTTTTTCATCGAAATCATAATAATCATCACTACTAATCAAAATCTCCCTTTGTTTTCGATTTAAATAATAAACCTCGTCCCTTCCATCATCTGCTGAAAGTAACCCTTTTAACCCTAGCTGGTTTCTCTTCCAACTTCTTACTGTTTCACGCTGCCCCTGATAGAAGTGAATTCTTGGAATTGTATCAATTGCAGAAGAGCCGGCGAATTTACAAATTGCATTAACAACAAGTGTGTAATGGTTCTTTGCAACTTGGCATGGTATGCTATTTTCACTATAGCCATAATCACTTTTATAGCTGTATCCATGAAAACCAAAACGTAACCAATGTGACGCTTGCCTAAATTCATCCCGAAACTGAGTAGTCATGTGGTCAAGCGTCCACAGACCATCATTTGTTTCATAAAAACTGTATAATGAAAAAACGGCACCATATTGCTGGTTAAGTCTCTGGAACATAGAAAATATGGGGTGATCCCACACTGATTGATATCCATTTAGATCTAGCTCTCTTAAAATTTCAATAACGTCATCAACTGAAATATGCATATATCGTGGTGCATTAGCCGGGAACATTCAACTTTCTCTCCCTTCATTAATTCAAGGTATAGGTTAATGCATTTCTTCCACCGTCTATTATAAGTGTTTCACCGTTAATAAAAGATGCTTTCTCTGATGCTAAAAAGGCAACAGCATACGCAACATCCTCTGGCTGGCCAATACGGCCAGCAGGATGATAAGGTAGAACTTTATTCATAAAGGAACTACCTTCCTCATAAAATGCTGGATCCATTATTGAGGTCTTTATAAACCCTGGACATATTGCATTTACCCTAATCCCATAACTACTTAAGTCAATTGCCATTCCTTTCGTCATACTAATGATGCCACCCTTTGCGGCATTATAGGGGAAGTAATGAGGTTGTGTTCGAATTGCATGAGTGGAGGCAATATTTACAATATTAGCTCCTTTTACCTTTTTCAAAAAAGGAATAGCATGTTTCGAAACTAAATAATGCCCCTTCAGATTAATTGCAATACATCTATCAAATTCATCTATGGGACAATCCTCAACACTATATTTGAAATTGATCCCTGCATTGTTAACTAGTAATGAAAGTGAGTCAGACCCATTCATCGTCTTCTCTATTAAGTGAATAATGGATTGTTCATCAGCAAGATCCACAAACAAAGGGAGCGCGTCACCTCCATTTTCATTAATAATATTGGCTACATGTATTGCATTTTCTTCATGGATATCGGCTACCACAACTCGATATTGTTCATGTGCTAATTCCTTGGCAATGGCTTTTCCTATCCCTGAACCACCACCTGTTACAACAGCAGTTTTCATTCTTGTCTACACCTCCACTTTGTGATGCCTTACCCAAAGAACCATCTGTTCCGATACCAATGATTGAATTAAGCCTTTGCGCTCTAATTCCTCTAAACCACCTTGTAAACAGTAAAACAAATCAAAGTTTTTTTCTCTTGGCCAGTTTCCTAGCCTGTGTCCAGCGGCATCTATTAAATCTTTCAGGGTTAGCTTTTCTTTTTTATTAAGTGAATCTAAGATATATGTTTCAACTATTGCAACGAATTGCTTGCTCTCTTTAATAAACCTATTAATCTCTTTTTTTCCTTTAATTAGAGGAAAATGACTTGTTAAGAGATAGTCAACTTCTAATTGTTCGATTAATTCTATAGTCTTTAAATACATATCTGTATACCGATATGTAGGACAAAGTGTTAACGCTCCATCCCTTGTGTAAACTCCTTTACCTAGAATGGCATCTGTAATAACAGCGAGCTTATGTTTCGGATCATAAACGATCATGTGCCCTTTGGTATGTCCTGGAGAGTACAAAAATTGGACTTGCCAATCGTCAGACAAATGAAACATCTCTTGACCAATTAAACTTATATCTACATGACAACGTTCTCCTAGGTTTTTTAATAACTGAAGACTCCTATCCTCATTATAAGAAACTCCCAAATGAGCCAATTCGTTATATCTATTTTTTAAAGTTCGATTCGGATCTTCCATATCCTCACTCTCATGTTGATGAGCCATAATTGTAAGCTGCGGGAAAAACGACTTAAGGCTGGCATTACCACCACAATGATCAGCATCATTGTGTGTTACTATTAAAAATTGGGATTGTTCACCTATTAATTTATTTTCCTCAACATATGGCAAAATGTTATTAACCGGAGTAGTAGCTACTCCCGAGTCAATAAAAAGAACATTATCATCCCCAACTAAAATATGCTGGAAAAGGTAACGATCTTGATAATGAACTTCAATGCGATGAATACCAGGAAAAAGCTCCATTCTATTATCTAGCCTCCTTTACGACAGCCTTAAGGGGGCTAGATAAGGTAATTTCCTCTGACTCTACAACAAGATTTTCGCAAATAGCAAGTGTAGCATGCCCTGAAAGAGATAATGTTGCATGCCAAATATTTTTGTGAATATATATTGGTTTATCAACTAGAAAAACCTCAACATCATCCAGATTATACGTGCATGAAACACATATTAGCGCGATTCCTTGCAGAGGATTGAAGAATTCTACTGTATTCGGATGTCTTGCTAACTTTTCGATTACTTTATTATTAATGTTTGAGATCGCAAGTCTCCATCCAACTTTTTCTTTTTCCTTTAAAAATACTTCAAAGCCCATTTCATCACCAGCATTGATCACGCCGCCATATTGGGCAAATATCTTAGATGAAAGAGTTTTAATTTCATATTCCACCGGTTAACACCTCATTTATTTCATTAACAACTTAGGTATAAATAATACTAACTCTGGAATAAAAGTAATAAGTAAAAGTGTAATGACCATTATTCCATAGAATGGAAGCATTGATATGGATAAACGTTCAATGCTCACCTTCCCAATAGCACTTCCAATAAATAATGTAGATCCAACGGGTGGTGTAACCAACCCAACCCCTAAAGCTAACATCATAATGACTCCAAAGTGTACTGGATCAACACCTACCTGAGTTACAATTGGTAACAATATTGGTGTCATAATTAGTATGAGAGACGCCATGTCCATGAACATACCTAAAATAAGTAGCAATATTAAAACTATTAACAACACTACAACTTTGCTATCGGAAAAACCTAAAATACTATCTGATATAAATGCAGGAATTTTTAAATAGGCAATAAGCCAGCCAAATGCACTAGAAGTTCCTACCAATATCATTACTATTGATAGAGTCATAATGCTTCTTCCAAGTATTCCATTAAGCTCCTTTAGAGGAATCTCTTTATAAACAAAAAACGTAACAATTAAGGCATAAATTACTGCAATCGCAGCTGATTCTGTAGCTGTAAAAATACCTGAGATAACTCCGCCGACTACAATAAAAACAGTCCCAAGTCCTAGGATCGACCTCCAAAAAGATTTTGCAGCAATTTTTAAATTAAATTTATCGCCAACGGGATAATTTCGTTTAATTGCTAATACATACACATAAATCATTAAGGCAACTCCCAGTAATACCCCTGGTACTAAGCCTGCTAAGAATAACTCTCCAATCGAGACCCCGCCCGCTACTAATGCAAATAGCACCATATTGTGACTCGGTGGAATTAGTACTCCTTGTACAGAGCTTGTCATCGTCACCGAGGTTGAAAACTCTGAATCATAACCAGATTTTTTCATCATTGGAATTAAAACAGAACCTATAGAGGAGGTGTCTGCTGCAGATGATCCAGAAATACCTCCAAAGAACATACTCGCCACTATATTTACTTGTGCTAATCCTCCTCGAGCCCAGCCAACAAGCGCATTACTGAATTCAATGAGACGGTTTGAGATACCGCCAGAACCCATTATTTCTCCTGCAATGATAAAAAAAGGGACAGCCATAAGAGCATACACATTAACACCTTTAACCATATTTTGTGCAACAGTCATTAAGGGGATATCAATATACATCGTAGTCACAATAGTGGCGATACCTATTGCAAAAACAATATGAAACCCAAGTATAATCAACCCTAAAAATGTGGCTAAAAGAATTGTTACTGCAATTGGGTCTGTAATCATGTTAGTTTCCTCACTTTCCCTAGCAATGCAATCATAATACATACTCCTGAAACCAATACGGATGAATATAGCCATCCTGAAGAAATTTTCAAGCCAGGTATAATACTTGTGGACGTTAATTGAATTAATTCATAGCCTGCTTTAATCATAAATACTGCGAACACGAAGATCAGCACAGAATAAAAACGACTGAAAATTTTAAGTCCTCTCTTTGGTAGTATTAAATCAATGACACTCATTCTTATGTGCGTATTATCTTTTAATGCAATTGCGCTGCTAAGAAGTGAAAACCAAACCATTAACATAAGTACAGCCGGTTCTCCCCATGGTGGTGTACTATTTAACACGTATCGTCCAAAGACAATATAAGATGTAATTATGACCTGTAGGGCTAACATGATTTTACAAACTGTAAATACAACAGAAAAAAATGTTTCATATACCTTTACCAGCATTAGTATCCCCACTTTCGTCTTTTTAAAGGAAAGGGATTCTCCATTCATTCTCTAGGAAAATCCCTTTCTGTAATATTAATAATCTTTTAATTATTATTAAGGCGTTTGCTGAATTTTATTAATTAAATCTAAATAATCTGCACCATACTTTTCGTATAACGGTTTAACCATTTCAACCCACTTTTCAGGATCTTCAAGCTCGGAAATTGTGACCCCAGCTTCTTCTAAGGATTTTCGTGCTTCTTCATCTTTTTCTTGAGCTAATTGACGCATGTATTTTTCAGTTTCTTTCATTGACTCTTTCAATAATTGTTGATCCTCTGCACTTAAAGAATTCCACGTTAATTCTGATACAATTACAACACTAGGTGCAAATTCATGACCATTTAGTGTATAGTACGGCGCTACCTCTTGAAAATTATTAGTATAGTAACCAACGATCGGGTTTTCCGCTCCATCTACTACGCCAGTTTGAAGTGCACTATAAAGTTCTGAATAAGCAATAGGAGTTGGACTAGCCCCAAATGCCTCAACAATATCTAAGTACATTTGGCTCGGTGGAA
It encodes:
- a CDS encoding ribonucleoside-diphosphate reductase subunit alpha, coding for MTLNVQHDTNTVFTTLHMATEKYQLNTSEIKNKLETMNFSQTEANRQALAYALDKIAIDQPNWTFLASHLYLNELYEQAAKNRGYKVTLKYGDFYKLIKVLVDKGIYTDDLLSCYTKDEIEGLEKEIEPERDLLFTYIGLFLLSDRYLARDHDRNVFELPQERFMIIAMTLMKNEDKSKRIDLVKEAYWALSHLYMTVATPTLANAGKRFGQLSSCFIDTVDDSLDGIYLNNWDIARLSKDGGGIGIYYGKVRALGSDIKKFKGNSSGVVPWIRLINSTAVSVDQLGQRQGAIAVYLDIFHKDIMNGFLDLKTNNGDERRKAHDIFTGLAIPDLFMKKLEEKDEDGRSIGVWHTFCPHEVKQIMGWKDENGISLGLEDFYDESDQKYFTEKYEEAIRHPLLPRKTYRAMDIMARIMVAQLETGTPYMFYRDEVNRQNPNKHLLGAGRTSIYCSNLCTEIAQNMSATTIVNEFQDVDGNIVIVRKPGDFVVCNLSSINLPRAVTDHVLERLIRIQVRMLDNVVDINTISVGQANLTNKKYRAVGLGTFGWHHLLAVKGIYWESEDAVCYADKLYEDIAYFTIRTSMELAREKQPYSQFNGSEWHSGQYFDRRNYYDTRWVELRDQVSKYGIRNAWLMAVAPNSSTAKIGGSTDGIDPLYAVEYAEEKKNFKFKVTAPDINHLTYPFYKRVRHELNQVWSIRQNAARQRHIDQGISFNLYVRHDIKAKELLNLHLEAWKLGLKTTYYVRSTSQAEIVECEACHS
- a CDS encoding 2Fe-2S iron-sulfur cluster-binding protein gives rise to the protein MLKVKISLPNEEGQQIEKNFEVDLKTGATALQVLETIFKNEDPTLVFRYSCRIGLCGTCSVKVNGKAGLSCMQQAVPAEDGIMKIEPMSRGKTVIGLVKEI
- a CDS encoding L-aspartate oxidase, whose amino-acid sequence is MQNKIRIIETDILVIGSGGAGLSSAVYAAQSGQSVLVIDKGVIGRSGNTVGAVQIAGAGQFSVSNDSTETYFEDIIESGRGLANPELVSILVNNVEHRVNDLVQWGLKLEKEDNGNVKVYTTPGHRHPRGISAKNGNTGFNILKVLIQQAKKLANINRWNDVIVVRLVKNNERVAGAVVYDLVHCEWAIIKSNAVVLATGGIGQLYPTTSNPIQATGDGFSLALQAGVSLLDMEQVQFYPVSLVYPESIAGFCISFYHLAKLYNSDGERFMERYDPENLENVTRDTLAQAIDSEIKAGRGTEHNGVWLDVTHCAEKIKKEHLHEYNLCLKMGLDLTKDRVEVGPASHFIMGGVHTDTDTATNVAGLFVAGETAGGLHGGNRLVNNAIAECVVFGARAGLSASAFAQNNENNSFVDPVTGLESLVQSYKANFPFNEKGIYRPFQIKERIRSIMGQYVGVRRDELGLLKAQEELDHVQQMLVEIKVVGGDQPLSRDVLDYFEVSHMIETAKAIIGSALLRQESRGAQYRLDYPKVAENIQHTTVTNVGGRLQFMNLQHYGGLKNVKG
- a CDS encoding mandelate racemase/muconate lactonizing enzyme family protein, whose protein sequence is MQIIDLRLTVVGVPRHTGFVNKHVLIELFTDEGITGIGEMSDFSHLPRYTPDVNDLSRVLKTILIGKNPFDISLINKELIDNFPEAMYYYEKGSFIRSGVDIALHDLCGKYLNVSVAELLGGRYQEKFKVCYPIFRHRFMEEVEENLAVIRKRFAEGFNVFRLYAGKNVDADEAFLDGVQTEFGSKVKIKSLDFSHLLDWKESLRIVKRLSKYNFEMIESPTFRNDFDGLYHFRTRVDQPVSEHVWSFKQQHDMIKNDSVDIFNISPVFIGGLTAAKKAASAAEVAGKSVLLGTTQELSIGTAAMAHLGGSLLNLNYTSDPTGPELYTGDIVQNKIQYKNGYLHVPDRSVPGLGIELNWDLIDKYRVDDLSWGDVTVHQLQDRTSQVKS